TACACACATACTTTGCACTCAAACCTTGGTCCCCAAAATAGGGTCGATATAGCATTGGAACTCCTTCACAAACACTTTCCAGTGTTGAATTCCAACCACAATGGCTCCAAAACCCTCCCACTGCACCATGTGCCAAAACTTCCTTTTGGGGTGCCCATTTCACAATGCAACCTCTTCCTTCTACTCTTTCTTTAAAACTTTTTGGCAATAGCTCAATCCATTCCAACCCGCGAACTGAACCAGGTCTAACCACCCACAAGAAAGGTTGCTCACCGTTGGCTAAGCCCCAAGCTATCTCTACCAGCTCTTTCTCATCCATGCTTACCATGCTGCCAAAGCTTATATAAATGACAGACTTGGGAGCTTGTTTGTCAAGCCAGGAAATGCAACTAGAATCTTCATTCAGGAGTGAACTAGAGGCAGATGGAGCTAGTTTATGGAAAGGGCCTAAGGAAAAAACTGGAGATGGGAAGTGTTCTTGAACCTTTGTCAGTGTTTGTTGTTCAAGGAAGTGCACCGTGTTCACTATTATTGCTGAGGATTTTTTTGTTGCATCTGTCACTGTGGCTCTCAGCTCCAATATGGGAGTTGGGATTTCTGTGGATCCTAGTATGCCCTTAAGATCAAGGGACTGAAGCTCAGGCACTGGGGCTTGAGCCAGACTTTCtgtaacaaaaaagaaaaaaaatattaatgtcgTGACATGATcataataaagaacaattatcataaaaattaaaaaaaaaaaggatgtcaaaaatttaaattatgttataTCTATTACCAAAAAGgagcattttaattttaatttttttatattttattattatctagaCACATGAAAAAAGGGATTAGAAGCCCATATGAGAATTGTTAGTTGACAATTCTGCATTTCATACAAATGTGATCTATTACCTTGGATTATCTGTGAACTTAAATAGTGAACTCCACATAATCATACTAGTTAAATTAGAATTATATACAGAGTTAACAGTTAATCATTTATCAAATGTTTATGTCAAGATAGAGGAATAATTCCTAATTCCCAGTTAAAATTCCATGTCAAAACTTTAGATCTCAAAGTGACTACCCGTattcaagataaaatttctCACTCAAGTATTTcagttttcttttctaatattgTTCTGCTTCAACTATACAATTAGTTAGAAATCTTAGCTAGCTATGACCGTatgcgaagaaaaaaaaaattacaatagcTTCAGAAAACCTATCTTTCTCATGTAAAGTACCAAATTAAATCATCAAGTTAATCAAGTCTAATATGTTGAATAAACTCATCAACTATTTGGTATAACCATGGACACCatgctttcaatttttgttagcCTTTTTCAACAGTACTGCATGTATACTATGTTACCTCACTTCTTCCCTTAGCAGAATTAAGCATGCTCTGTACCATTGAATAACTCAATTCAAATACATTGTCGTATTGActattaaaatacaatttatattttctaatgacaattaaattcaataaagctacctgtttaaatttaattgaagaactTAATTAATGTACTTTCACCTAAAGGAATTGTCTACCCCAAAATTAAAGCTTTCAAATTCACACGTACCTGGAAAGGAAATATAGCCTTTCTCATGATGAGCATCAGGAAAGACGGCAAACAAAAGCAAGGTGGCAGCTGCACTTGTACGCACATTAATCCCAGGAAGTTTCAAATTGTTAGCCACAGCTTGAGCAAAGTGCATGAACCCATCATAAACAACACCGGCAATCCGATCATGTGGATCCTCTACTTTCATCATCTCCTCCATGTATTTCTGAAATGGAGCTTCACAATTACTATTAAGAGCCGATATCGCGGCCATGAAATTGGAAGGTGAAAAATTGGTTTTAGACAAGCCATCTGGTATTGATACAAAGTGAAATTCAGGATGATTTTCATGGTTGGGAGAGTTGAATTGAGGGTGTGCTATGGTGATTGAAAAGCCCTTGGAGTATAGGATTGTGGCAAGTTGAAGCATGGGATTTATGTGGCCTTAGAATGGATATACTACAAGCACCAACCGGTGGCCAAGCTTTTTAGCTTCTTGCTTCTCCATTGATGATCACTTTGCAGCTTGTGGGAAATTAAGgcaatctttttgttttgtttgcaagTTGCAATAGACTAGAAAATGGCCACGACTGGAAACCAGTTACGTCATTTGGATATTAATTTATACAAATGAATTTGGGTTGAATTGTCATGGTATGTATCTTACGTACGAAGAAGTTTTCAAGAGTTGAGTTTTGacttttattcatttatatGTATTTCCTACGTATGCACTCACATCAACTCAACACTTcagatattttgatttttctgccTAAAGCTTGGAGAGAAGGGATTGAAGAAAGGGTTTTGACTATTTCACATATATGATATAACAGTTTTCACATTCTTTCATGTCATGGGATAAAATGTGAATTCTTAATGTGAAGGTGTGGACATTCCTATGAACTTCCATATTGTACATTTCGTTACTGATATAAAGTTGGTGTGATTTTGCCCCTAAAATACTAAATTATTGTAGATCAGAgttatctaataatttttgcACTTAGCATCTTATCTATGATTCACAAAGCAgcataaattttatcttttcgAGGTTACCAatgatttcatttctttattaaacTGAAAGTTCATCTTTACAAAAGATTTTTACAATAACCCAAAGTTTCTTTAACATTTTCATATTCAGTATTGTTAGCATACAAGCCCATTTGAttgcacttaaaaaaaattacaattcaatAGGTATAATGAAGGATCTGAATCGGTACTGCACTGTTTATGGGAATGCGGGGTTGCACAAGACGTTTGGGCAAGCAGTAATATTGGAGTGCAGAAATGGGCGACGAGTCAAGTTGATATGGTGCAGCTGCTCGAAGATTTGCTGGACAAAATTTCAGGGGAGGAACTAAAACTGTTCTGGTTCAGTGTTGGGTTATATGGAACCAACGAAATGCTATTTTGCATGGGGGAAAGTTGCAGGACCCACAGCGACTGAATAGGAGAGCAGAAGACTATTTGAAAGAGTTTAGAGAAGCCCAGAACCTCTTGTCAGTCCAGGCATCTGGTGGAGTAGTGCAGTCTCGGGTTCCATGGAGTTCGCCATTGGGTTTGCTTTACAAACTCAATTTTGATGCAGCAGTGTTTGAAGGGATTAGCGCCTCAGGTTTTGGAGCAGACGTGCCGTTGAGTTTGTAATGGAAGCTGGGTTTAGAGAGCTAATAATAGAAGGGGACAACGCCACTGTGATGAAGACCATTTATGTCATCAGAGGTCAATTTTTCTAGGCTAGAGCATATTTATGAAGACATAGGCTGTATGGCTTTGACTCtacaaactttttcttttagttgtGTTAAGCGGAGTGCCAACTCCGCTGCGCATGCTTTAGCAAAATATGCAAGACTGGTAGATGATGGGGTTGTTTGGTTGGAAAAATCTCCACCACCCATTTTGGAAGCTTTGTATCTGGATAATTgttatttcatgaatgaatgATCATGGTTttcacctcaaaaaaaaaaaa
This genomic stretch from Quercus robur chromosome 4, dhQueRobu3.1, whole genome shotgun sequence harbors:
- the LOC126722055 gene encoding UDP-glucose iridoid glucosyltransferase-like, which translates into the protein MLQLATILYSKGFSITIAHPQFNSPNHENHPEFHFVSIPDGLSKTNFSPSNFMAAISALNSNCEAPFQKYMEEMMKVEDPHDRIAGVVYDGFMHFAQAVANNLKLPGINVRTSAAATLLLFAVFPDAHHEKGYISFPESLAQAPVPELQSLDLKGILGSTEIPTPILELRATVTDATKKSSAIIVNTVHFLEQQTLTKVQEHFPSPVFSLGPFHKLAPSASSSLLNEDSSCISWLDKQAPKSVIYISFGSMVSMDEKELVEIAWGLANGEQPFLWVVRPGSVRGLEWIELLPKSFKERVEGRGCIVKWAPQKEVLAHGAVGGFWSHCGWNSTLESVCEGVPMLYRPYFGDQGLSAKYVCSVWKVGLELEGDLDRGKIERAIRRLMVEIEGVEIRQRAKNLKHKAELYLSEDGSTYNALNELAQHILSFG